The Bacteroides acidifaciens genome includes a region encoding these proteins:
- the rlmD gene encoding 23S rRNA (uracil(1939)-C(5))-methyltransferase RlmD, whose translation MAAEGKAIAKVNDLVIFVPYVVPGDVVDLQIKRKKNKYAEAEAVKFHELSPNRAVPFCQHYGVCGGCKWQVLPYPEQIRYKQKQVEDNLRRIGKIELPEISPILGSAKTEWYRNKLEFTFSNKRWLTNEEVRQDVKYDQMNAVGFHIPGAFDKVLAIEKCWLQDDISNRIRNAIRDYAYEHDYSFINLRTQEGMLRNMIVRTSSTGELMVIVICKITEEHEMALFKQLLQFVADSFPEITSLLYIINNKCNDTINDLDVHVFKGKDHIFEEMEGLRFKVGPKSFYQTNSEQAYNLYKIARDFAGLTGNELVYDLYTGTGTIANFVSRQARQVIGIEYVPEAIEDAKVNAEINDIKNTLFYAGDMKDMLTQDFINQHGRPDVIITDPPRAGMHQDVVDVILFAEPKRIVYVSCNPATQARDLQLLDGKYKVKAVQPVDMFPHTHHVENVVLLELR comes from the coding sequence GTGGCTGCCGAAGGAAAAGCCATCGCAAAAGTAAACGACTTGGTAATTTTTGTTCCCTACGTAGTGCCGGGCGATGTCGTAGACCTTCAGATCAAGCGTAAGAAAAATAAATATGCCGAAGCGGAAGCGGTGAAGTTTCATGAACTATCGCCCAATCGTGCCGTTCCTTTCTGCCAACACTATGGCGTATGCGGCGGTTGCAAGTGGCAGGTGCTCCCCTATCCGGAGCAAATCAGATACAAACAGAAGCAAGTGGAAGATAATCTGAGACGTATCGGAAAAATCGAACTTCCCGAGATTTCCCCAATTCTCGGTTCGGCTAAAACGGAGTGGTACAGAAACAAACTGGAGTTCACATTTTCCAATAAACGTTGGCTGACCAACGAGGAAGTTCGCCAGGATGTGAAGTATGACCAGATGAATGCTGTTGGTTTCCATATTCCGGGAGCGTTCGACAAGGTGCTGGCTATCGAAAAATGTTGGTTGCAGGACGATATATCCAACCGTATCCGGAATGCGATACGCGATTATGCTTACGAACATGATTATTCATTCATCAATCTGCGTACACAAGAAGGTATGCTGCGGAATATGATTGTCCGTACTTCCTCAACGGGCGAATTGATGGTAATCGTGATTTGCAAGATTACGGAAGAGCACGAAATGGCACTGTTCAAGCAACTGCTTCAGTTTGTCGCTGATTCTTTCCCGGAAATTACATCTTTGCTATACATTATTAATAATAAGTGCAACGACACCATCAATGATTTGGATGTGCACGTATTTAAAGGTAAAGATCATATCTTTGAGGAAATGGAAGGCCTGCGTTTCAAGGTAGGTCCGAAATCATTCTATCAGACTAATTCGGAACAGGCTTATAATCTATATAAGATAGCCCGTGACTTTGCCGGACTAACCGGAAATGAACTGGTGTACGACCTTTATACTGGAACAGGCACGATTGCCAACTTTGTCTCACGCCAGGCGCGCCAAGTAATCGGTATCGAATATGTGCCGGAAGCTATTGAAGACGCAAAGGTGAATGCGGAAATCAATGATATTAAGAATACCTTGTTCTATGCCGGCGACATGAAGGATATGTTGACTCAGGACTTCATCAATCAGCATGGACGCCCGGACGTTATCATAACAGACCCCCCTCGTGCAGGTATGCATCAAGATGTGGTTGACGTCATTTTGTTTGCCGAACCCAAACGGATTGTTTATGTAAGTTGTAATCCAGCTACTCAGGCACGCGATTTGCAGTTACTGGATGGTAAATACAAGGTGAAAGCTGTGCAGCCGGTAGATATGTTCCCTCACACTCATCATGTGGAGAATGTAGTATTACTAGAACTTCGATAA
- a CDS encoding porin family protein, whose translation MKKSVLFVLFALISVTGFSQITGWNAKVGMNVSNWTTDDMKAKVGFRVGVGTEYAFNDMWSLQPSLFFSTKGTKVDSGEFMGASAKVTVKQMYLELPVMAAARFNVADNTNLVVSAGPYLAYGVGGKTKATVKMQGDEAKVKFNTFGDIDKVTLEYNGQSTDVSIKDLEDETGEDLSGAKGLNRFDFGLGVGVALEYNKFIVGLDGQFGLTKLQTGGGKNMNFAISVGYKFW comes from the coding sequence ATGAAGAAGAGTGTATTATTTGTTTTATTTGCACTGATTTCAGTAACAGGTTTTTCTCAGATTACAGGTTGGAATGCCAAGGTTGGTATGAATGTCAGTAACTGGACGACGGATGACATGAAAGCGAAAGTTGGTTTCAGAGTTGGGGTTGGAACAGAGTATGCATTCAATGATATGTGGTCATTGCAGCCTTCTTTGTTCTTTTCTACTAAAGGAACAAAAGTTGATAGTGGAGAATTTATGGGAGCTAGTGCTAAAGTGACTGTGAAGCAAATGTATCTGGAATTACCTGTAATGGCTGCTGCTCGTTTTAATGTGGCTGATAATACAAATTTGGTTGTTAGTGCAGGTCCCTATTTGGCTTATGGTGTAGGTGGTAAAACGAAGGCTACTGTTAAAATGCAGGGAGATGAAGCTAAGGTAAAGTTTAATACTTTTGGAGATATAGACAAAGTAACTCTTGAATATAATGGACAAAGTACTGATGTTTCTATTAAAGATCTTGAAGATGAAACTGGTGAAGACTTGTCAGGAGCGAAAGGACTGAATCGTTTTGATTTTGGTTTAGGTGTTGGAGTGGCATTGGAATATAATAAATTTATTGTTGGGCTGGACGGACAGTTCGGATTGACTAAATTACAAACCGGTGGTGGCAAAAATATGAATTTTGCAATCAGCGTGGGATATAAATTCTGGTAA
- a CDS encoding outer membrane beta-barrel protein: MKKIVILFFVVMVALSAKAQFYVGGNVALWHNDDADNTSFLIEPELGYNLSEQWAVGATLGFAHNSEETVGFKNAFSFAPYVRYSYYENKVVRLFLDGGIGVSSVKWKGDSEGGFELGIKPGLAIKLNDHFSLVTKCGFLGYRDDYVYGTNGYGFSFGSEDLSFGFHYEF, encoded by the coding sequence ATGAAAAAGATTGTAATTTTGTTTTTTGTGGTAATGGTAGCATTGTCTGCTAAAGCTCAGTTCTATGTAGGTGGTAATGTTGCATTGTGGCATAATGATGATGCTGATAATACTTCTTTTTTGATAGAGCCGGAGCTTGGATATAATTTGAGTGAGCAATGGGCAGTCGGAGCTACATTGGGATTTGCACATAACAGCGAAGAGACAGTTGGCTTTAAAAATGCTTTCAGTTTTGCTCCTTACGTTCGCTACTCTTATTATGAAAATAAAGTGGTACGTCTGTTTTTAGACGGTGGTATCGGAGTTTCCTCTGTAAAATGGAAAGGAGATTCTGAAGGCGGTTTTGAATTAGGTATTAAACCGGGACTTGCTATAAAATTGAACGACCATTTCAGTCTGGTGACTAAATGTGGTTTTCTAGGATATAGGGATGATTATGTTTATGGCACTAACGGTTACGGATTTTCATTTGGTAGCGAAGACTTGTCTTTTGGCTTTCACTACGAATTCTGA
- a CDS encoding RluA family pseudouridine synthase — MEKRPRKTPAERARAQYTNYAVREPMELMDFLAAKMPDASRTKLKSLLSKRVVFVDNVITTQFNFPLQPGMKVQISKQKGKKEFNNRLLKIVYEDAYIIVVEKMQGLLSVNTERQKERTAYTILNEYVQRSGRQFRVYIVHRLDRDTSGLMMFAKDEKTQRTLRDNWHEIVTDRRYVAVVEGSMEKDYDTVVSWLTDKTLYVSSSEYDDGGSKSITHYRTIKRANGYSLVELDLETGRKNQIRVHMQDLGHPIVGDGRYGGENYSNPIGRLALHAFKLCFYHPVTGDLMEFETPYPADFKKLFLKK; from the coding sequence ATGGAAAAAAGACCTAGAAAGACACCTGCTGAAAGAGCACGTGCCCAATATACAAACTATGCAGTCAGGGAACCGATGGAACTCATGGATTTCCTCGCTGCCAAAATGCCGGACGCAAGCCGCACAAAGCTGAAATCTTTGTTAAGCAAGCGGGTGGTATTTGTTGACAATGTGATCACTACACAATTCAACTTCCCTCTTCAACCGGGAATGAAAGTGCAAATCAGCAAGCAAAAGGGAAAGAAAGAGTTTAATAACAGATTGCTGAAAATCGTATATGAGGACGCTTATATCATTGTTGTTGAAAAAATGCAAGGACTCTTGTCCGTCAATACGGAGCGTCAGAAAGAGCGTACTGCTTATACAATACTCAATGAATATGTACAGCGTTCGGGACGTCAGTTTCGTGTGTATATTGTTCATCGCCTGGACAGGGACACTTCCGGCTTGATGATGTTTGCCAAAGACGAAAAAACACAGCGGACGCTACGCGACAACTGGCATGAGATAGTGACCGACCGCCGATATGTAGCCGTAGTGGAAGGTAGTATGGAAAAAGACTATGATACGGTCGTTTCCTGGCTGACTGATAAAACACTTTATGTAAGTTCCAGTGAATATGATGACGGTGGTTCAAAATCAATCACACATTATAGAACCATCAAACGTGCAAACGGGTATTCTCTTGTAGAACTGGATTTGGAGACAGGACGCAAGAACCAAATTCGTGTGCATATGCAGGATTTAGGTCATCCGATTGTCGGTGATGGAAGATATGGCGGAGAAAACTATTCGAATCCTATCGGACGCTTGGCACTTCACGCTTTCAAGCTTTGTTTTTATCATCCGGTAACGGGAGATTTGATGGAGTTTGAGACACCTTATCCGGCAGATTTCAAGAAGCTGTTTCTGAAGAAATAA
- a CDS encoding B12-binding domain-containing radical SAM protein, translating into MKLLWLDLNSSYAHSSLALPALHAQIADDTTIEWCVVSATINENTGSVVNQIYHHQPDIIAATNWLFNHEQLLHIVSRAKALLPHCCIILGGPEFLGDNAAFLYKNKFVSGVFRGEGEEVFPLWLKVWNHSKEEWKSITGLCYLDENNQYQDNGIARVMNFSQLISPEKSRFFNWSKPFVQLETTRGCFNTCAFCVSGGEKPVRTIPLEAIRGRLNDIHQHGIKNVRVLDRTFNYNNKRAKELLDLFRNYPDICFHLEIHPALLSKELKQELSALPKGLLHLEAGIQSLKEPVLQQSRRIGKLSDALEGLKYLCSLKNMETHADLIAGLPLYHLSEIFEDVRTLAEYGAGEIQLESLKLLPGTEMRRRAEELGIQYSPLPPYEVLQTREISVDELQTAHYLSRMLDGFYNTSTWQKITRTLILENPSFLHEFLNHLVQTDVIDTPLSLEKRGLILYDFCKNHYPDYLTQVSIAWIEAGMSLKKAPAERVRTKRQVPPENWEVEYGSYRENLRLCFLPVDEEGHGYWFGFESEIQKIQPVFKATT; encoded by the coding sequence ATGAAACTTCTTTGGCTCGATTTAAATAGCTCCTATGCACACTCCTCATTGGCACTCCCTGCACTCCATGCTCAAATAGCAGACGATACCACTATTGAATGGTGCGTAGTCTCTGCCACGATTAATGAAAATACCGGTAGCGTTGTCAATCAAATCTACCATCACCAACCGGATATCATTGCAGCCACCAACTGGCTATTTAATCACGAGCAACTATTACACATCGTTTCACGTGCAAAAGCATTATTACCTCATTGCTGTATCATACTCGGCGGCCCCGAGTTTTTAGGAGATAACGCAGCTTTCTTATATAAGAACAAATTTGTAAGCGGAGTGTTCCGCGGAGAAGGCGAAGAAGTATTCCCTTTATGGCTAAAAGTGTGGAATCACTCAAAAGAAGAGTGGAAATCAATAACAGGCCTCTGTTATCTTGATGAAAACAATCAATATCAAGACAACGGCATCGCCCGCGTCATGAATTTCTCACAACTTATATCTCCTGAAAAGAGCCGTTTTTTCAATTGGAGCAAGCCCTTTGTCCAACTTGAAACAACCCGGGGATGTTTCAACACATGCGCTTTTTGCGTCAGTGGCGGTGAAAAGCCTGTCCGCACCATTCCTTTGGAAGCTATCCGTGGACGTCTGAATGACATTCACCAGCATGGAATCAAGAATGTACGTGTCCTCGACCGTACCTTTAATTACAACAATAAGCGGGCAAAAGAATTACTCGACTTATTCCGTAACTATCCGGACATCTGTTTCCATCTTGAAATCCATCCGGCTCTCCTTTCCAAAGAATTAAAGCAGGAGTTATCCGCCCTACCGAAAGGTCTATTGCATTTGGAAGCCGGAATTCAAAGCTTAAAAGAACCTGTTCTACAACAAAGCCGACGCATCGGAAAGTTATCCGACGCTCTTGAAGGATTAAAATACCTCTGCTCCCTGAAAAATATGGAAACACACGCCGACTTAATAGCGGGACTCCCACTCTATCACTTATCAGAGATATTCGAAGATGTCCGCACCTTAGCGGAATATGGCGCAGGAGAAATCCAACTGGAATCCCTAAAGCTGCTCCCCGGCACAGAAATGCGAAGAAGAGCAGAAGAATTAGGTATCCAATACTCACCGCTACCACCCTATGAAGTATTACAAACCCGTGAAATATCAGTAGACGAACTGCAAACGGCCCATTACCTATCCCGTATGTTAGACGGATTCTACAATACTTCTACTTGGCAAAAGATTACCCGGACACTAATTCTGGAAAATCCTTCTTTCTTACATGAATTCCTCAACCATTTAGTGCAAACCGATGTCATCGACACTCCTTTAAGTCTGGAAAAAAGAGGACTTATCTTATATGATTTCTGTAAAAACCATTATCCGGATTACCTGACGCAAGTCAGCATCGCATGGATAGAAGCAGGTATGTCGCTTAAAAAAGCTCCGGCAGAAAGAGTAAGGACAAAAAGACAAGTTCCCCCTGAAAATTGGGAAGTGGAATATGGCTCGTATCGTGAGAATCTACGTTTATGTTTTCTTCCCGTTGACGAAGAAGGGCATGGATACTGGTTCGGTTTTGAATCGGAGATTCAGAAGATACAACCGGTTTTCAAAGCTACAACTTAA
- the map gene encoding type I methionyl aminopeptidase encodes MKNFIKGFRFTPSNYPAAVEEKIQKYRKQGYKLPPRKVLRTPEQLEGIRESAKINTALLDYISENIREGMSTEEIDVMVYDFTTGHGAIPAPLNYEGFPKSVCTSINDVVCHGIPNKNEILKSGDIINVDVSTIYNGYFSDASRMFMIGDVSPEMRKLVQVTKECMEIGIAAAQPWKQLGDVGAAIQEHAEKNGFSVVRDLCGHGVGMKFHEEPDVEHFGRRGTGMMIVPGMTFTIEPMINMGTYEVFVDEADGWTVCTDDGLPSAQWENMILITETGNEILTY; translated from the coding sequence ATGAAGAACTTTATCAAGGGATTCCGGTTTACCCCCTCCAATTATCCGGCAGCAGTAGAAGAGAAAATACAGAAATATAGAAAACAAGGATATAAGCTTCCACCACGTAAAGTACTCCGCACCCCCGAACAACTGGAAGGAATTCGTGAAAGTGCCAAAATCAATACGGCATTGTTGGATTATATCTCAGAAAATATCCGTGAAGGAATGTCCACCGAAGAGATTGATGTGATGGTTTATGACTTCACAACCGGACATGGAGCCATCCCTGCCCCACTCAATTACGAAGGATTTCCGAAAAGCGTTTGTACGAGTATCAATGATGTGGTATGTCATGGGATACCCAATAAGAATGAAATTCTGAAAAGCGGAGATATTATCAATGTGGATGTATCCACTATTTACAATGGATACTTCTCCGATGCATCCCGCATGTTTATGATTGGCGATGTAAGTCCCGAAATGCGCAAACTCGTTCAGGTGACCAAAGAATGTATGGAAATAGGCATTGCCGCCGCACAGCCCTGGAAACAACTGGGCGATGTAGGCGCAGCCATCCAGGAGCATGCAGAAAAGAACGGATTCAGCGTTGTCCGTGACCTTTGCGGGCATGGCGTGGGAATGAAATTCCATGAAGAACCGGATGTGGAACACTTCGGACGTCGTGGCACAGGTATGATGATTGTACCGGGGATGACCTTCACCATCGAACCGATGATAAACATGGGAACCTACGAAGTATTTGTAGACGAAGCTGACGGATGGACAGTCTGCACCGACGACGGGCTACCCTCAGCCCAATGGGAAAACATGATACTGATTACTGAAACCGGAAACGAAATTCTGACATATTAA
- a CDS encoding DUF4858 domain-containing protein: MDIQKYQLMILCLSLLSLSVAGQEWSKQDSLKLLQILNSEQEIKINRELIEATEQGTYSPKPFTDFDLTLPTIKPSTIFSKPSINTNNIPCKPSASTFLPTYFWLRINKNLILHSKSNFSEKTTNFHIQTLIEYKFSKKWSLNIYGTQNLDTRKHRGLPSEVEPTQLGSDIVLRINKNWKIKTGMQYQYNTLRKRWEWIPQASVSYEW; this comes from the coding sequence ATGGACATTCAAAAATATCAGTTAATGATTCTTTGCCTATCATTGCTCTCTTTATCTGTCGCAGGACAAGAATGGAGTAAACAGGATTCATTGAAACTACTGCAAATATTAAACTCTGAGCAAGAAATAAAAATAAACAGAGAACTCATTGAAGCAACAGAACAAGGTACGTATTCTCCAAAACCGTTTACTGATTTTGATTTAACATTGCCAACTATAAAACCTTCTACAATCTTTTCAAAGCCATCCATTAACACCAATAACATACCCTGCAAGCCATCTGCCTCTACCTTTTTACCCACTTACTTCTGGTTGAGAATAAACAAGAATCTTATTCTACATAGTAAAAGCAACTTTTCAGAAAAAACAACCAACTTCCATATCCAGACTCTTATTGAATATAAGTTCTCCAAGAAATGGTCACTCAATATATATGGTACGCAAAATCTCGATACCCGAAAGCACCGGGGGTTGCCTTCCGAAGTAGAGCCAACCCAACTAGGAAGCGACATTGTTTTGAGAATAAATAAAAACTGGAAAATCAAGACCGGTATGCAATATCAATACAATACCCTACGAAAAAGATGGGAATGGATACCACAAGCCAGTGTTTCATATGAATGGTAA
- the ppdK gene encoding pyruvate, phosphate dikinase: protein MDKKRVYTFGNGQAEGKADMKNLLGGKGANLAEMNLIGIPVPPGFTITTDVCTEYNTLGRDKVVELLKDEVVKAISNVEGLMKSKFGDIENPLLVSVRSGARASMPGMMDTILNLGLNDEVVEGIIRKTGNARFAWDSYRRFVQMYGDVVLGMKPTNKEDIDPFEAIIEEVKEAKGVKLDNELEVEDLKELVKKFKAAVKEQTGRDFPTCAYEQLWGAICAVFDSWMNERAILYRKMESIPDEWGTAVNVQAMVFGNMGDTSATGVCFSRDAATGEDLFNGEYLINAQGEDVVAGIRTPQQITKIGSQRWAQLAGVSEEERAAKYPSMEEAMPEIYKELDALQTKLENHYKDMQDMEFTVQEGKLWFLQTRNGKRTGAAMVKIAMDLLRQGMIDEKTALMRVEPNKLDELLHPVFDKDALKKAKILTRGLPASPGAATGQIVFFADDAAEWHAAGKRVVMVRIETSPEDLAGMAVAEGILTARGGMTSHAAVVARGMGKCCVSGAGALNIDYKARTVEIDGVVLKEGDYISLNGSTGVVYNGKVETKAAELSGDFAELMTLADKYTRLQVRTNADTPHDAEVARNFGAVGIGLCRTEHMFFEGEKIKAMREMILAEDAEGRRKALAKILPYQQADFKGIFKAMAGCPVTVRLLDPPLHEFVPHDLKGQQEMADTMGVSLQYIQQRVESLCEHNPMLGHRGCRLGNTYPEITQMQTRAILGAALELKKEGVETHPEIMVPLTGILYEFKEQENVIRTEAAKLFEELGDSIDFKVGTMIEIPRAALTADRIASSAEFFSFGTNDLTQMTFGYSRDDIASFLPVYLEKKILKVDPFQVLDQNGVGQLVRMATEKGRAIRPDLKCGICGEHGGEPSSVKFCHRVGLNYVSCSPFRVPIARLAAAQAAIEG, encoded by the coding sequence ATGGATAAAAAAAGAGTTTATACCTTTGGAAATGGTCAGGCAGAAGGAAAAGCCGACATGAAGAATTTGTTAGGTGGTAAAGGTGCAAACCTTGCCGAAATGAATTTAATTGGAATTCCAGTCCCTCCCGGATTCACAATAACTACAGATGTTTGTACGGAATACAACACGTTAGGACGTGATAAAGTGGTTGAGTTGCTGAAAGATGAAGTCGTTAAAGCCATCTCTAATGTAGAGGGGCTGATGAAATCCAAATTTGGTGACATTGAAAATCCTTTGTTGGTGTCTGTACGTTCCGGTGCCCGCGCATCCATGCCGGGTATGATGGATACTATTCTGAACCTTGGTCTGAATGATGAAGTGGTGGAAGGAATTATCCGCAAAACTGGTAATGCACGCTTTGCATGGGATTCTTACCGTCGTTTTGTACAGATGTACGGTGACGTGGTTTTGGGAATGAAACCTACTAATAAGGAAGATATTGACCCGTTCGAAGCAATCATCGAAGAGGTGAAAGAAGCGAAAGGTGTGAAACTTGATAACGAACTGGAAGTGGAAGACCTGAAAGAACTCGTGAAGAAATTTAAAGCTGCCGTAAAAGAACAGACAGGAAGAGATTTTCCGACTTGTGCATACGAACAGCTTTGGGGTGCCATCTGTGCAGTATTCGATTCATGGATGAATGAACGTGCTATCCTTTACCGTAAGATGGAAAGTATTCCTGACGAATGGGGAACAGCCGTAAACGTACAGGCAATGGTATTCGGTAATATGGGAGATACTTCCGCAACCGGCGTTTGTTTCTCACGTGACGCAGCTACAGGTGAAGACCTTTTCAATGGTGAATACCTGATTAATGCGCAAGGTGAAGACGTAGTAGCCGGTATCCGTACTCCGCAACAGATTACTAAGATCGGTTCTCAACGTTGGGCTCAACTGGCGGGTGTAAGCGAAGAAGAACGTGCTGCAAAATATCCTTCTATGGAAGAAGCTATGCCAGAAATCTATAAAGAACTGGATGCGCTTCAGACAAAATTGGAAAATCATTATAAAGATATGCAGGACATGGAGTTCACCGTTCAAGAAGGTAAGCTCTGGTTCCTTCAGACACGTAACGGCAAACGTACGGGTGCTGCCATGGTGAAGATTGCTATGGATTTGCTCCGTCAGGGTATGATTGACGAAAAGACAGCCTTGATGCGCGTTGAACCGAATAAGCTGGATGAATTGCTCCACCCTGTATTTGACAAGGATGCTTTGAAAAAAGCAAAAATCCTGACTCGTGGTCTTCCGGCTTCTCCGGGTGCTGCAACCGGTCAGATTGTATTCTTCGCTGATGACGCTGCTGAATGGCATGCTGCCGGCAAACGTGTGGTGATGGTTCGTATCGAGACCTCTCCTGAGGACTTGGCGGGTATGGCTGTCGCCGAAGGTATCCTGACTGCCCGTGGCGGTATGACTTCTCACGCTGCTGTGGTGGCTCGTGGTATGGGTAAATGCTGTGTGTCGGGTGCTGGTGCATTGAATATTGACTATAAGGCACGTACGGTGGAAATTGACGGTGTGGTGCTGAAAGAAGGCGATTACATCTCTCTGAACGGAAGTACGGGTGTAGTATATAATGGTAAGGTAGAGACGAAAGCTGCCGAGCTTTCCGGTGACTTTGCAGAATTGATGACACTGGCTGATAAATATACCCGTTTGCAGGTACGTACCAATGCGGACACTCCTCATGATGCGGAAGTTGCACGTAACTTTGGTGCGGTAGGTATCGGTCTTTGCCGTACAGAACACATGTTCTTTGAAGGTGAAAAGATTAAGGCAATGCGTGAAATGATTCTGGCAGAAGATGCTGAAGGACGTCGCAAGGCATTGGCTAAGATTCTTCCGTATCAACAGGCGGACTTTAAGGGTATCTTTAAAGCAATGGCGGGCTGTCCGGTGACTGTACGTCTGCTCGATCCTCCTTTGCATGAGTTCGTTCCTCACGATTTGAAGGGACAACAGGAGATGGCGGATACAATGGGCGTAAGTTTGCAGTATATCCAGCAACGTGTAGAATCATTGTGTGAACACAACCCGATGTTGGGTCACCGTGGTTGCCGTCTGGGAAATACATATCCTGAAATTACTCAGATGCAGACACGCGCTATCTTGGGTGCTGCATTGGAATTGAAGAAAGAAGGAGTGGAGACTCATCCGGAAATTATGGTTCCGCTGACTGGTATCTTGTATGAATTCAAGGAACAGGAAAACGTGATTCGTACAGAGGCAGCGAAGTTGTTCGAAGAACTGGGAGACAGCATTGACTTCAAAGTAGGTACAATGATTGAAATCCCGCGCGCAGCTTTGACAGCCGACCGTATTGCTTCTTCTGCTGAATTCTTCTCATTCGGTACAAATGACTTGACGCAGATGACCTTCGGTTATTCTCGTGACGATATTGCTTCTTTCCTTCCTGTTTATCTGGAAAAGAAGATTTTGAAAGTAGACCCGTTCCAGGTTCTCGACCAGAATGGTGTGGGACAATTGGTTCGTATGGCAACAGAAAAAGGCCGTGCTATCCGTCCGGATTTGAAATGTGGTATTTGCGGTGAACATGGTGGCGAACCTTCTTCAGTGAAGTTCTGCCACAGAGTAGGACTAAACTACGTTAGTTGTTCTCCATTCCGCGTGCCTATCGCAAGACTGGCTGCGGCGCAGGCAGCTATTGAGGGATAG
- a CDS encoding DNA recombination protein RmuC gives MELILLIVIAVLVTVLLVLSLTKGNNQTQAEQLQIALRQQMQENREELNRSIRELRMEMTQTLNQNMQQLQDVLHKNMMTSGELQRQKFDTMARQQEVLIKSTEKRLDDMRLMVEEKLQKTLNERIGQSFEIVRSQLENVQKGLGEMKSLAQDVGGLKKVLSNVKMRGTFGEVQLGALLEQMMSPEQYDANVKTKKSGTEFVEFAIKLPGKDDANSTVYLPIDAKFPKDIYEQYYDAFEAGDAALMESSGKQLESTIKKMAKDIHDKYVDPPFTTDFAIMFLPFESIYAEVIRRTSLVETLQKEYKIVVTGPTTLGAILNSLQMGFRTLAIQKRTGEVWTVLGAVKTEFGKFGGLLEKVQKNLQSAGDQLEEVMGKRTRAIERKLRQVEQLPHEESRKILPIDGIDDELTDE, from the coding sequence ATGGAACTGATTCTACTTATTGTAATTGCCGTATTAGTGACAGTCCTACTGGTATTATCACTGACAAAAGGCAACAACCAAACTCAAGCGGAACAATTACAGATAGCTTTGCGCCAACAAATGCAGGAGAACCGGGAAGAACTGAACCGCAGCATCCGGGAACTTCGCATGGAGATGACGCAAACGCTCAACCAGAATATGCAGCAACTCCAGGATGTCCTGCACAAGAACATGATGACCAGCGGAGAGTTGCAACGCCAGAAATTCGACACAATGGCACGCCAGCAGGAAGTTCTGATTAAATCGACCGAGAAACGTCTGGACGACATGCGCCTGATGGTAGAAGAAAAGTTACAAAAGACACTGAACGAACGAATCGGACAGTCGTTTGAAATCGTCCGTTCGCAGCTCGAAAATGTACAAAAGGGACTCGGAGAAATGAAATCCCTGGCACAGGATGTCGGCGGACTGAAAAAAGTATTGAGCAATGTAAAAATGCGGGGAACATTCGGTGAAGTACAACTCGGAGCATTACTCGAACAAATGATGAGCCCTGAACAGTATGACGCAAACGTCAAGACGAAAAAGAGCGGAACCGAATTTGTCGAATTTGCCATCAAACTTCCGGGAAAGGACGATGCCAACAGCACCGTTTACCTTCCGATTGACGCTAAATTTCCGAAAGACATATACGAGCAATATTACGATGCTTTCGAAGCAGGAGATGCCGCGTTGATGGAATCATCCGGCAAGCAGTTGGAAAGCACGATTAAAAAGATGGCCAAGGATATTCACGATAAATATGTGGATCCCCCTTTTACTACCGATTTCGCCATCATGTTCTTACCTTTCGAAAGCATTTACGCTGAGGTAATCCGAAGAACAAGTCTTGTAGAGACACTTCAGAAAGAATATAAGATCGTAGTGACCGGACCGACGACACTAGGAGCTATCTTGAACAGCCTTCAAATGGGATTCCGCACACTAGCCATCCAAAAGCGTACCGGCGAAGTTTGGACTGTATTAGGAGCCGTCAAAACGGAATTCGGCAAGTTCGGCGGATTGCTTGAGAAAGTACAGAAGAACCTGCAAAGTGCCGGTGACCAACTGGAAGAAGTAATGGGAAAACGGACACGCGCCATCGAACGGAAACTGCGGCAAGTAGAGCAGTTACCACATGAAGAAAGTCGGAAGATTCTGCCGATTGACGGAATAGATGATGAACTTACAGATGAATAG